In one Streptomyces sp. T12 genomic region, the following are encoded:
- a CDS encoding M1 family metallopeptidase → MAVQQTAGADPYFPEHGDPRYRVHRYELALDYRPGPNRLSGTARINAIAGRAPLAEFVLNLGDFKIGRVRVDGRQPHYTHRGGRLRVRPAKPVRAGAAFTVEVHWSGNPKPVNSPWGGLGWEELEDGALVASQPIGAPSWYPCNDRPADKASYQISITTPSAYAVVAGGRLLTRTTKASTTTWVYEQSAPTSSYLVGLSIGKYQTVLLGDPGLGGVPQHGHIPAHLLPEFSRDFARQPAMMELFQDLFGPYPFDEYAVVVTEEELDVPVEAQGLSLFGANHVDGARGSERLVAHELAHQWFGNSVSIANWRHIWLNEGFAKYAEWLWSERSGGRTAQQLATAAHRLLSTLPQDLRLADPGRKSMFDDRLYERGGLALHAVRCALGDIAFFRMLRTWGQLHRGGTVTTAALTSHVARFATEPVEELFEAWVYGAALPPLPGAPTRAAG, encoded by the coding sequence GTGGCAGTTCAGCAGACGGCGGGCGCGGACCCGTACTTCCCGGAGCACGGCGACCCCCGGTACCGGGTGCACCGGTACGAGCTCGCGCTGGACTACCGCCCAGGCCCGAACCGGCTCTCGGGGACGGCCCGGATCAACGCCATCGCGGGACGGGCACCGCTCGCCGAGTTCGTGCTGAACCTGGGCGACTTCAAGATCGGGCGGGTCCGGGTCGACGGACGGCAGCCGCACTACACGCACCGTGGCGGGCGGCTGCGCGTGCGCCCCGCCAAGCCGGTCCGCGCCGGGGCGGCCTTCACGGTCGAGGTGCACTGGTCGGGCAACCCCAAGCCGGTGAACAGCCCCTGGGGCGGCCTCGGTTGGGAGGAGCTGGAGGACGGGGCGCTGGTGGCGAGCCAGCCGATCGGGGCGCCGTCGTGGTACCCGTGCAACGACCGGCCCGCGGACAAGGCGTCGTACCAGATCTCGATCACGACGCCGTCGGCGTACGCGGTGGTGGCGGGCGGGCGGCTGCTGACCCGTACGACGAAGGCGTCCACGACCACCTGGGTGTACGAGCAGTCGGCGCCGACGTCCAGCTATCTGGTCGGGCTGTCGATCGGCAAGTACCAGACGGTGCTGCTGGGCGACCCGGGCCTGGGCGGGGTGCCGCAGCACGGGCACATCCCGGCGCACCTGCTCCCGGAGTTCTCCCGGGACTTCGCCCGCCAGCCCGCGATGATGGAGCTGTTCCAGGACCTGTTCGGGCCGTACCCCTTCGACGAGTACGCGGTCGTCGTGACCGAGGAGGAACTCGATGTCCCCGTCGAGGCACAGGGGTTGTCGCTGTTCGGCGCCAACCATGTGGACGGGGCGCGGGGTTCGGAGCGGCTGGTCGCGCACGAGCTGGCACATCAGTGGTTCGGCAACAGCGTGTCCATCGCCAACTGGCGGCACATCTGGCTGAACGAGGGGTTCGCGAAGTACGCGGAGTGGCTGTGGTCGGAGCGGTCGGGCGGCCGTACGGCGCAGCAACTCGCCACTGCTGCACACCGGTTGCTGTCGACGCTGCCGCAGGATCTGCGGCTGGCGGATCCCGGGCGCAAGTCGATGTTCGACGACCGGCTCTACGAACGCGGCGGTCTCGCTCTGCACGCGGTGCGGTGCGCGCTGGGCGACATCGCCTTCTTCCGCATGCTGCGCACCTGGGGGCAACTGCACCGGGGCGGCACGGTGACGACGGCCGCCCTCACCTCGCACGTGGCCCGCTTCGCGACCGAGCCGGTGGAGGAGCTGTTCGAGGCGTGGGTGTACGGGGCGGCGCTGCCGCCGCTGCCCGGGGCCCCGACGCGGGCGGCGGGCTAG
- a CDS encoding FadR/GntR family transcriptional regulator, with protein sequence MSTPGRGLHGHVLETLGPAIAAGEYPPGSVLRTDELAQRFDVSRSVMREAVRVLESMHLVESRRRVGVTVLPKAEWNVYDPQVIRWRLAGADRPQQLRSLTVLRSAIEPVAAGLAAKYATADQCAALTECALGMVAHSRGHQLEGYLIHDVAFHRVILNASGNEMFARLGDVVAEVLAGRTHHEVMFEDPDPAAVTLHVQVAEAVRAGDAVRAEHLTREITVGALQELDILAP encoded by the coding sequence ATGAGCACACCGGGCCGGGGGCTGCACGGCCATGTACTGGAAACCCTCGGCCCCGCGATCGCCGCGGGCGAGTACCCGCCGGGCAGTGTCCTGCGCACGGACGAGCTGGCCCAGCGCTTCGACGTGTCGCGCTCGGTGATGCGGGAGGCGGTCCGCGTCCTGGAGTCCATGCACCTGGTGGAGTCACGCCGCCGCGTCGGCGTGACGGTCCTTCCCAAGGCCGAGTGGAACGTCTACGACCCGCAGGTCATCCGCTGGCGCCTGGCCGGCGCCGACCGCCCCCAGCAGCTGCGCTCACTCACGGTCCTGCGCTCGGCGATCGAGCCGGTCGCGGCAGGCCTGGCGGCCAAGTACGCCACCGCCGACCAGTGCGCCGCACTCACCGAGTGCGCCCTCGGCATGGTCGCCCACTCACGAGGCCACCAGCTGGAGGGCTACCTCATCCACGACGTCGCCTTCCACCGAGTCATCCTCAACGCCTCCGGCAACGAGATGTTCGCCCGCCTGGGCGACGTGGTCGCCGAGGTCCTCGCGGGCCGCACTCACCACGAGGTCATGTTCGAGGACCCCGACCCGGCCGCGGTCACCCTGCACGTCCAGGTCGCGGAGGCGGTCCGGGCCGGCGACGCGGTGCGCGCGGAGCACCTGACCCGCGAGATCACGGTCGGCGCCCTCCAGGAGCTGGACATCCTGGCGCCATGA
- a CDS encoding GntP family permease, which produces MTRLSVEMLAADTVEPITSAGHAQLGIAVLAGIAVIVLLITQFKLHAFLSLTLGTLVLGAIAGAPLDKAIASFTTGLGTTVAGVGVLIALGAILGKMLADSGGADQIVDTILAKAGGRSMPWAMVLIASVIGLPLFFEVGVVLLIPVVLMVAKRGNYSLMRIGIPALAGLSVMHGLVPPHPGPLVAIDAVGADLGVTLALGVLVAIPTVIIAGPLFSRYAARWVDVPAPDRMIPQRPSEESDELGKRKLPGFGPTLITILLPVVLMLSKALVDIVIDDPANTVQRVFDVIGSPMIALLAAVLLGIFTLLAPAGFGKERISPLVEKGLAPIAGILLIVGAGGGFKQTLIDTGVGQMVLDISEDWSIPALLLAWLIAVAIRLATGSATVATVSAAGLVAPLAADMSTTHAALLVLAIGAGSLFFSHVNDAGFWLVKEYFGLNVGQTIKTWSVMETIISVVAGGVVLLLSLVI; this is translated from the coding sequence GTGACCAGACTCAGCGTCGAGATGCTGGCAGCGGACACCGTCGAGCCCATCACCTCGGCCGGCCACGCTCAGCTGGGCATCGCCGTCCTGGCGGGCATCGCCGTCATCGTCCTGCTCATCACCCAGTTCAAGCTCCACGCGTTCCTGTCGCTGACCCTCGGAACGCTCGTGCTCGGCGCGATCGCCGGGGCGCCGCTCGACAAGGCCATCGCCAGCTTCACCACCGGCCTCGGCACCACGGTCGCCGGTGTCGGCGTACTGATCGCGCTCGGCGCGATTCTCGGCAAGATGCTCGCCGACTCCGGCGGCGCCGACCAGATCGTCGACACGATCCTCGCCAAGGCGGGCGGCCGTTCGATGCCGTGGGCGATGGTGCTGATCGCCTCCGTGATCGGCCTGCCGCTGTTCTTCGAGGTCGGCGTCGTACTGCTGATCCCGGTCGTGCTGATGGTCGCCAAGCGCGGCAACTACTCGCTGATGCGCATCGGCATCCCCGCCCTCGCCGGCCTGTCCGTGATGCACGGCCTGGTCCCGCCGCACCCCGGCCCGCTGGTCGCGATCGACGCGGTCGGCGCCGACCTCGGTGTCACGCTGGCGCTCGGCGTCCTCGTCGCCATACCGACCGTGATCATCGCCGGTCCGCTGTTCTCGCGCTACGCCGCCCGCTGGGTGGACGTCCCGGCCCCGGACCGGATGATCCCGCAGCGTCCCTCCGAGGAATCCGACGAACTGGGCAAGCGCAAGCTCCCCGGCTTCGGGCCCACGCTGATCACGATCCTCCTCCCGGTCGTCCTGATGCTCTCCAAGGCGCTGGTCGACATCGTGATCGACGACCCGGCCAACACCGTCCAGCGTGTCTTCGACGTCATCGGCTCCCCGATGATCGCGCTGCTCGCCGCCGTGCTCCTGGGCATCTTCACGCTGCTCGCGCCCGCCGGGTTCGGCAAGGAGCGCATCTCTCCGCTGGTCGAGAAGGGTCTCGCACCCATCGCGGGCATCCTGCTCATCGTCGGTGCGGGCGGCGGCTTCAAGCAGACGCTGATCGACACCGGTGTGGGCCAGATGGTCCTGGACATCTCCGAGGACTGGTCGATCCCGGCACTGCTGCTGGCCTGGCTGATCGCGGTGGCCATCCGCCTCGCGACGGGTTCGGCGACGGTGGCGACGGTCTCGGCGGCCGGCCTGGTCGCCCCGCTCGCGGCCGACATGTCGACGACCCACGCGGCCCTGCTGGTCCTGGCGATCGGCGCCGGCTCGCTCTTCTTCAGCCATGTCAACGACGCCGGATTCTGGCTGGTGAAGGAGTACTTCGGCCTGAACGTCGGACAGACCATCAAGACCTGGTCCGTCATGGAGACGATCATCTCGGTCGTCGCCGGTGGCGTGGTCCTGCTGTTGTCCTTGGTCATCTAG
- a CDS encoding Pls/PosA family non-ribosomal peptide synthetase, with protein sequence MAAIQESSALGLLGEEIGTELSAEIQQRFGDTARFSGGPAASPRTLVDVFEASVRSYPDEPALDDGTTSLTYRALAVEVQRLRRRLAAAGVGLGDRVGVRVPSGTNDLYVAILAVLAAGAAYVPVDAEDPDERAELVFGEADVRAVVGAGHELTVHSHSEVPAARPGAEHDAWIIFTSGSTGKPKGVAVSHRSAAAFVDAEAALFLTEEPIGPGDRVMAGLSVAFDASCEEMWLAWRYGACLVPVPRSQVRSGADLGPWLVEQEITVVSTVPTLAALWEPETLNDVRLLIFGGEACPPELAQRLVTEGREVWNTYGPTEATVVACASLMSGEEPIRIGLPLDGWELAVVNEAGEPVPMGSSGQLVIGGVGLARYLDAEKDAEKYAPLESLGWERAYRSGDLVKAEPEGLVFLGRADEQIKLGGRRIELGEVDAALQALPGVAGAAAAVRTARSGNQLLVGYVVTQDGWDHAAAVEKLRAELPAALVPLLAPVEELPTRTSGKVDRGALPWPLEGLESGGPAEQLYGTEAWLAEQWAEVLGIPVSGARDDFFAIGGSSLAAAQLTTRLRTRYPSAAVLDIYQQPVLRKLARRLEESAQDDGAQRTITPVPGRAQVIQLLLLVPLFTLLGLRWTVALAALGNLLPAYAWLPTAPWWLVAVGAVVLFSPPGRLALAAGGARLLLRNVKPGRYARGGSVHLRLWTAERLAEFSGATSLTGAWLERYARALGAKVGPDVDLHSLPPVTGLLKLGRGAAVESEVDLSGHWLDGDRLEIGAVKVGAHAVVGTRSMLFPGARVGKRAEVAPGSAVTGQVPTGQRWAGAPAVKLGKAKRNWPKDRPRRGTYWRVMYGITGLALTALPVLAGAAAFLVAQVFFTPDAPLTGAALALVPATLAFGLAYAVLLLIAVRLLSLGLREGTHPTHSRVGWQAWTVTQLMDRSRETLFPLYAGLVTPVWLRLLGMRIGRGAEVSTVLALPSLTTVGEGAFLADDTLTAPYELGGGWMRIGRAEIGRRAFLGNSGMTAPGRTVPDGGLVGVLSATPKKAKKGTSYLGLPPVKLPRAAADGDQSLTYDPPARLLWARGLVELCRIVPVFCSAWLAVLTVAALCALGVWAPLLSGLVLLGAGVVAGLVSILAKWLLVGRHHSGEHPLWSSFVWRNELADTFVEVLAVPWLAGSVPGTPVMTAWLRGLGARIGKGVWVESYWLPETDLVTLEDAATVNRGCVLQTHLFHDRILRTDTVVLREGATLGPGGIVLPGSAIGARTTLGPASLVMAAESVPDDTRWLGNPIEAWRP encoded by the coding sequence ATGGCAGCCATACAGGAGAGCAGCGCTCTCGGCCTGCTCGGCGAAGAGATCGGTACAGAGCTCAGCGCGGAGATCCAGCAGCGGTTCGGTGACACGGCACGTTTCTCCGGGGGTCCGGCGGCCTCCCCGCGCACCCTCGTCGACGTTTTCGAGGCGTCCGTACGGTCCTATCCGGACGAGCCGGCCCTGGACGACGGCACGACCAGCCTCACCTATCGCGCGCTGGCCGTCGAGGTGCAGCGGCTGCGACGCCGACTCGCGGCCGCCGGGGTCGGGCTCGGTGACCGGGTGGGCGTGCGGGTGCCGTCCGGGACCAATGACCTCTACGTCGCGATCCTCGCCGTGCTCGCGGCCGGTGCCGCCTACGTCCCCGTGGACGCCGAGGACCCGGACGAGCGGGCCGAGTTGGTGTTCGGGGAGGCGGACGTACGGGCCGTCGTGGGGGCCGGGCACGAGCTGACCGTCCACTCGCACAGCGAGGTTCCGGCCGCCCGTCCCGGTGCCGAGCACGACGCGTGGATCATCTTCACCTCCGGCTCGACCGGGAAGCCGAAGGGTGTCGCCGTCTCCCACCGCAGTGCCGCCGCGTTCGTGGACGCCGAGGCCGCGCTGTTCCTGACCGAGGAGCCGATCGGGCCCGGGGACCGGGTCATGGCGGGGCTGTCGGTCGCCTTCGACGCCTCCTGCGAGGAGATGTGGCTGGCCTGGCGGTACGGGGCCTGTCTGGTGCCGGTGCCGCGCTCTCAGGTCAGGAGCGGTGCCGATCTCGGACCCTGGCTGGTCGAGCAGGAGATCACCGTCGTGTCGACGGTGCCGACGCTGGCCGCGCTCTGGGAGCCGGAGACCCTCAACGACGTACGTCTGCTGATCTTCGGCGGTGAGGCCTGTCCGCCCGAGCTGGCGCAGCGGCTGGTGACCGAGGGGCGCGAGGTGTGGAACACCTACGGGCCGACCGAGGCGACCGTCGTGGCCTGTGCCTCGCTGATGAGCGGGGAGGAGCCGATCCGGATCGGGCTGCCGCTGGACGGCTGGGAGCTGGCCGTCGTCAACGAGGCCGGGGAGCCGGTGCCGATGGGCTCCAGCGGGCAGCTGGTGATCGGCGGGGTCGGGCTGGCCCGGTATCTCGATGCCGAGAAGGACGCGGAGAAGTACGCGCCGCTTGAGTCCCTGGGGTGGGAGCGGGCGTACCGCAGCGGTGACCTCGTCAAGGCGGAGCCCGAGGGGCTGGTCTTCCTCGGGCGGGCCGACGAGCAGATCAAGCTCGGCGGGAGGCGGATCGAGCTCGGTGAGGTGGATGCCGCGTTGCAGGCGCTGCCGGGGGTGGCCGGTGCGGCTGCCGCCGTGCGGACCGCTCGCAGTGGTAATCAGCTGCTCGTCGGGTACGTCGTCACCCAGGACGGCTGGGATCACGCGGCCGCGGTGGAGAAGCTGCGGGCCGAACTGCCCGCCGCGCTCGTGCCGTTGCTCGCGCCGGTCGAGGAGCTGCCGACCCGGACCTCGGGCAAGGTGGACCGGGGCGCGCTGCCCTGGCCGCTGGAGGGGCTCGAAAGCGGTGGTCCGGCCGAGCAGCTCTACGGCACCGAGGCCTGGCTCGCCGAGCAGTGGGCCGAGGTGCTCGGCATCCCGGTCTCCGGCGCCCGCGACGACTTCTTCGCGATCGGCGGCAGCAGTCTGGCCGCCGCGCAGCTGACGACACGGCTGCGTACGCGCTATCCGAGCGCGGCCGTTCTGGACATCTACCAGCAGCCGGTGCTGCGCAAGCTGGCCCGGCGCCTGGAGGAGTCCGCGCAGGACGACGGGGCGCAACGCACGATCACCCCGGTGCCCGGGCGCGCGCAGGTGATCCAACTCCTGCTTCTCGTTCCGTTGTTCACGCTGCTCGGGCTGCGCTGGACGGTCGCGCTGGCCGCGCTCGGGAATCTGCTGCCCGCCTACGCGTGGCTGCCGACGGCCCCTTGGTGGCTCGTGGCGGTCGGAGCGGTCGTCCTGTTCAGTCCGCCGGGGCGGCTGGCGCTGGCCGCCGGTGGCGCGCGGCTGCTGCTCCGGAACGTGAAGCCCGGGCGGTACGCGCGCGGTGGCAGTGTGCATCTGCGGCTGTGGACCGCCGAGCGGCTGGCCGAGTTCAGCGGGGCGACCTCGCTGACCGGGGCGTGGCTGGAGCGGTACGCGCGGGCGCTGGGCGCGAAGGTCGGGCCCGACGTCGACCTGCACTCGCTGCCGCCGGTCACCGGGCTGCTCAAGCTGGGGCGGGGCGCGGCCGTCGAGTCCGAGGTGGATCTGTCCGGGCACTGGCTGGACGGGGACCGGCTGGAGATCGGCGCGGTGAAGGTGGGCGCGCATGCCGTCGTCGGCACGCGCAGCATGCTCTTCCCCGGTGCCCGGGTGGGCAAGCGGGCAGAGGTGGCGCCCGGTTCGGCGGTCACGGGGCAGGTTCCCACCGGTCAGCGCTGGGCGGGCGCGCCCGCGGTCAAGCTGGGCAAGGCCAAGCGCAACTGGCCCAAGGACCGGCCGCGACGCGGGACGTACTGGCGTGTCATGTACGGCATCACGGGCTTGGCGCTGACCGCGCTGCCGGTGCTGGCGGGCGCGGCCGCGTTCCTCGTGGCCCAGGTGTTCTTCACGCCGGACGCGCCCCTGACGGGCGCCGCGCTGGCCCTCGTCCCGGCGACGCTCGCCTTCGGGCTGGCGTACGCCGTGCTGCTCCTGATCGCCGTACGGCTGCTGAGTCTCGGTCTGCGCGAGGGCACGCACCCGACGCACAGCCGCGTCGGCTGGCAGGCCTGGACGGTCACGCAGCTGATGGACCGCTCGCGCGAGACGCTGTTCCCGCTGTACGCCGGGCTGGTCACGCCGGTGTGGCTGCGGCTGCTCGGGATGCGGATCGGGCGGGGCGCCGAGGTGTCGACCGTCCTGGCGCTGCCCAGTCTGACCACGGTCGGCGAGGGCGCGTTCCTGGCCGACGACACGCTGACCGCGCCGTACGAGCTCGGTGGCGGCTGGATGCGGATCGGGCGGGCGGAGATCGGGCGGCGGGCCTTCCTCGGGAACTCGGGAATGACCGCGCCCGGGCGGACCGTGCCGGACGGCGGGCTGGTCGGCGTGCTGTCGGCGACGCCGAAGAAGGCCAAGAAGGGCACGTCGTATCTGGGGCTGCCGCCGGTGAAGCTGCCGCGTGCCGCCGCCGACGGCGACCAGAGCCTGACGTACGATCCGCCGGCCCGGCTGCTGTGGGCGCGTGGGCTGGTGGAGCTGTGCCGGATCGTGCCGGTGTTCTGCTCGGCGTGGCTGGCGGTGCTGACGGTGGCGGCGCTGTGTGCGCTGGGGGTCTGGGCGCCGCTGCTGTCGGGGCTGGTGCTGCTCGGCGCCGGGGTCGTGGCGGGGCTCGTGTCCATCCTCGCGAAGTGGCTGCTCGTGGGGCGGCATCACAGCGGTGAGCATCCGCTGTGGTCCTCCTTCGTGTGGCGCAACGAGCTGGCGGACACCTTCGTGGAGGTGCTGGCCGTGCCGTGGCTGGCGGGTTCGGTTCCGGGTACGCCGGTGATGACGGCGTGGCTGCGCGGGCTCGGCGCGCGGATCGGCAAGGGCGTATGGGTGGAGAGCTACTGGCTGCCGGAGACGGATCTGGTGACGCTTGAGGACGCGGCCACCGTGAACCGGGGCTGTGTGCTGCAGACGCACCTCTTCCACGACCGGATCTTGCGGACGGATACTGTGGTCCTCCGTGAGGGCGCGACGCTGGGTCCTGGCGGGATCGTCCTGCCCGGCAGCGCGATCGGGGCCCGTACGACGCTGGGTCCCGCCTCGCTCGTCATGGCCGCGGAGTCCGTCCCCGACGACACCCGTTGGCTCGGCAATCCGATCGAGGCATGGCGTCCCTGA
- a CDS encoding gluconokinase, protein MRTPHVVVVMGVAGTGKTTIGPSLAARLGVPYAEGDDFHPQANIAKMSAGTPLDDADRWPWLDAIGAWAHGRAGLGGVVSCSALKRSYRDRLRAAAPGVVFVHLTGDREVIEDRMAHRQGHFMPTALLDSQFATLQPLQADEAGVAVDVAGSPEEITERAVKALSELPD, encoded by the coding sequence ATGCGTACCCCCCACGTCGTCGTGGTGATGGGCGTCGCCGGCACGGGCAAGACCACGATCGGTCCTTCGCTCGCCGCCCGGCTCGGCGTCCCGTATGCCGAGGGCGACGACTTCCACCCGCAGGCCAACATCGCCAAGATGTCGGCCGGTACCCCGCTCGACGACGCGGACAGGTGGCCGTGGCTGGACGCCATCGGCGCCTGGGCGCACGGGCGGGCCGGGCTCGGTGGGGTGGTCAGCTGCTCGGCGCTGAAGCGGTCGTACCGTGACCGGCTCAGGGCCGCCGCGCCCGGGGTGGTGTTCGTGCACCTCACGGGCGACCGGGAGGTCATCGAGGACCGGATGGCGCATCGGCAGGGCCACTTCATGCCGACCGCGCTGCTCGACTCCCAGTTCGCCACGCTCCAGCCGCTCCAGGCCGACGAGGCCGGAGTCGCCGTGGACGTCGCCGGGAGCCCCGAGGAGATCACCGAGCGAGCCGTCAAGGCGCTGAGCGAACTTCCCGACTGA
- a CDS encoding SDR family oxidoreductase, which translates to MTAHPLFDIGGRTALVTGSSRGIGLALARGLAQAGCTVVLNGRDGERLTKAAAELPGDVHTAAFDVTDGPSVAAGIADVEERVGPLDILVNNAGMQLRAPLLEFTDSDWHRILNTNLTSAFLVGREAARRMTERGHGKIINICSLQSEVVRPGIAPYAATKGALKMLTKGMCADWGPHGVQVNGLGPGYIETELTQPLVEDEEFSAWVRRRTPAGRWGRTEDLVGGVLFLASPAADFVSGQVLYVDGGMTSVL; encoded by the coding sequence ATGACGGCTCACCCCCTCTTCGACATCGGCGGCCGCACGGCCCTGGTCACCGGCTCCAGCCGGGGCATCGGCCTCGCGCTCGCCCGCGGTCTGGCTCAGGCCGGCTGCACGGTGGTCCTCAACGGGCGGGACGGCGAACGCCTCACCAAGGCCGCCGCCGAACTGCCCGGCGACGTCCACACGGCCGCGTTCGACGTGACCGACGGCCCGTCGGTGGCCGCCGGGATCGCGGACGTCGAGGAGCGGGTGGGCCCGCTCGACATCCTGGTCAACAACGCGGGCATGCAACTGCGCGCGCCCTTGCTGGAGTTCACTGACTCCGACTGGCACCGGATCTTGAACACCAACCTCACCAGCGCGTTCCTGGTCGGCCGGGAGGCCGCCCGGCGGATGACGGAACGCGGCCACGGAAAGATCATCAACATCTGCTCGCTGCAGAGCGAGGTCGTCCGCCCCGGCATCGCCCCCTACGCCGCCACCAAGGGCGCGCTGAAGATGCTCACCAAGGGCATGTGCGCGGACTGGGGCCCGCACGGCGTCCAGGTCAACGGCCTGGGCCCCGGCTACATCGAGACCGAGCTCACCCAACCTCTCGTCGAGGACGAGGAGTTCAGCGCCTGGGTGCGGCGACGCACCCCGGCCGGGCGCTGGGGGCGTACCGAGGACCTGGTGGGCGGGGTGCTGTTCCTCGCCTCTCCCGCCGCGGACTTCGTCAGCGGTCAGGTGCTGTACGTCGACGGCGGCATGACGAGCGTGCTGTGA
- a CDS encoding YchJ family protein has translation MTSRSCPCGLPKAYDDCCGRYHSGTAAAPTAEALMRSRYSAFVKGDEAYLLRTWHPRTRPPRLDLDPRMRWTGLEILAAGDGTAFHTTGTVEFRASYRGGSLHERSRFERVGGAWVYVDGDFPQ, from the coding sequence ATGACCTCGCGTTCCTGCCCCTGCGGGCTGCCCAAGGCGTACGACGACTGCTGCGGCCGGTATCACTCCGGAACGGCTGCCGCGCCCACCGCCGAGGCGCTGATGCGGTCGCGGTACAGCGCGTTCGTGAAGGGCGACGAGGCGTATCTTCTGCGTACCTGGCACCCCCGGACCCGGCCGCCGCGGCTCGACCTCGATCCGCGGATGCGGTGGACGGGGCTGGAGATCCTCGCGGCGGGAGACGGCACGGCGTTCCACACGACCGGCACCGTGGAGTTCCGGGCGTCCTACCGGGGCGGGTCGCTGCATGAGCGGAGCCGGTTCGAGCGGGTGGGCGGGGCCTGGGTGTACGTGGACGGGGACTTCCCCCAGTGA